One Fusobacterium nucleatum genomic window carries:
- the rplQ gene encoding 50S ribosomal protein L17 gives MNHNKSYRKLGRRADHRKAMLKNMTISLIIAERIETTVTRAKELRKFAERMITFGKKNTLASRRNAFAFLRNDEAVAKIFNEIAPKYAERNGGYTRIIKTSVRKGDSAEMAIIELV, from the coding sequence ATGAATCACAATAAATCATATAGAAAATTAGGAAGAAGAGCTGATCATAGAAAGGCTATGCTAAAAAATATGACTATATCTCTTATAATAGCAGAAAGAATAGAAACAACTGTTACAAGAGCTAAAGAATTAAGAAAATTTGCTGAAAGAATGATAACTTTTGGTAAGAAAAATACTTTGGCATCAAGAAGAAATGCTTTTGCATTCCTAAGAAATGATGAAGCAGTAGCTAAAATATTTAATGAAATAGCACCAAAATATGCTGAAAGAAATGGTGGATATACTAGAATAATTAAGACATCTGTTAGAAAAGGTGACTCAGCAGAAATGGCTATAATTGAATTAGTTTAA